Proteins from a single region of Budorcas taxicolor isolate Tak-1 chromosome 11, Takin1.1, whole genome shotgun sequence:
- the TRIM26 gene encoding tripartite motif-containing protein 26 translates to MAASAPLRSLEEEVTCSICLDYLRDPVTIDCGHVFCRSCTADIRPVSGGRPACPLCKKPFKKENIRPVWQLASLVENIERLKVDGGRQPGEVAQEQADARLCERHREKLHYFCEDDGKLLCVMCRESREHRPHSAVLVEKAAQPHREKILNHLSILRRDRDKIQGFQAKGEADILAALKKLQDQRQCIVAEFEQGHQFLREREQHLLGQLAKLEQELTEGREKFKTRGVGELARLAQVISELEGKVQQPAAELMQDTRDFLNRYPRKKIWIGKPIARVVKKKTGEFSDKLQSLQRGLREFQGKLLRDLEYKTVSVTLDPQSASGYLQLSEDWKCVTYSGLYQGAYLYPQQFDCEPGVLGSKGFTWGKVYWEVEVEREGWSEDEDEGDEAEEGEEEEEEEEAGYRDGYDDWETDEDEESLGDEEEEAEEQEEEEEVLESCLVGVARDSVKRKGDLSLRPEDGVWALRLSSAGIWANTSPEAELFPALRPRRVGIALDYEGGTVTFTNAESQELIYTFTATFTRRLLPFLWLKWPGTRLLLRP, encoded by the exons ATGGCCGCGTCAGCACCGCTGCGGAGTCTGGAAGAGGAGGTGACCTGCTCCATCTGCCTCGATTACCTGCGGGACCCAGTGACCATTGACTGTGGCCACGTCTTCTGCCGCAGCTGTACCGCTGACATCCGCCCCGTCTCAGGGGGCCGCCCCGCCTGCCCCCTGTGCAAGAAGCCTTTTAAGAAGGAGAATATCCGGCCGGTGTGGCAGCTGGCCAGCCTGGTGGAGAACATTGAGCGGCTGAAGGTGGATGGGGGCCGGCAGCCGGGGGAGGTGGCCCAGGAGCAGGCAGACGCGAGGCTGTGCGAGCGGCACCGGGAGAAGCTGCATTACTTCTGCGAGGACGACGGCAAGCTGCTGTGCGTCATGTGCCGGGAGTCCCGCGAGCACAGGCCGCACTCGGCCGTCCTGGTGGAGAAGGCGGCCCAGCCCCACAGG GAAAAAATCCTGAACCACCTGAGTATCctaaggagagacagagacaaaatTCAGGGCTTTCAGGCCAAGGGCGAAGCTGATATCCTGGCTGCGCTG AAGAAGCTCCAGGACCAGAGGCAGTGCATCGTGGCTGAGTTTGAGCAGGGCCACCAGTTCCTGAGGGAGCGGGAGCAGCACCTGCTGGGCCAGCTGGCGAAGCTGGAGCAGGAGCTCACAGAGGGCAGGGAGAAGTTCAAGACCAGGGGCGTCGGGGAGCTTGCCCGGCTGGCGCAGGTCATCTCCGAGCTGGAGGGCAAGGTGCAGCAGCCGGCTGCGGAGCTCATGCAG GACACCAGAGACTTCTTAAACAG GTATCCACGGAAGAAGATCTGGATTGGGAAACCCATTGCTCGagtagttaaaaaaaagacaggagaGTTCTCAGATAAACTTCAATCTCTGCAGCGAGGCCTGCGAGAATTCCAGG GGAAGCTGCTGAGAGACTTAGAATATAAGACCG TGAGCGTCACCCTTGACCCACAGTCGGCCAGCGGGTACCTGCAGCTGTCGGAGGACTGGAAGTGCGTGACCTACAGCGGCCTGTACCAGGGCGCGTACCTGTACCCCCAGCAGTTTGACTGTGAGCCGGGGGTGCTGGGCAGCAAGGGCTTCACCTGGGGCAAGGTCTactgggaggtggaggtggagagggagggCTGGTCCGAGGATGAAGACGAGGGGGACGAGGCggaagaaggggaggaggaggaggaggaagaggaggccgGCTACCGGGACGGATACGACGACTGGGAGACGGACGAGGATGAGGAGTCGCTGGGGGATGAAGAGGAAGAAgcggaggagcaggaggaggaggaggaagttcTGGAAAGCTGCTTGGTGGGGGTGGCCAGAGACTCGGTGAAGAGGAAGGGAGACCTCTCCCTGCGGCCGGAGGACGGAGTGTGGGCGCTGCGCCTCTCCTCCGCCGGCATCTGGGCCAACACCAGCCCCGAGGCTGAGCTCTTCCCAGCGCTGCGGCCCCGGAGAGTGGGCATCGCCCTGGATTACGAAGGGGGCACCGTGACTTTCACCAACGCGGAGTCACAAGAACTCATCTACACCTTCACTGCCACCTTCACCCGGCGCCTGCTCCCCTTCCTGTGGCTCAAGTGGCCGGGAACACGCCTCCTGCTGAGACCCTGA